In the genome of Leeia speluncae, the window TGGTGGTTCACCGACTAGTTATGATCGTCTTCTTTCCACGAGATTTGGCGTGGCGGCGGCGGAGTGTGCCGGCAAACATCAGTTTGGGGTGTTAGTGGCGCTAAGAAATAATGAGATTGTTGCCGTACCTGTGGAAGAAGCATTGGGCCCAAGAAAAGTGGTGCCAACGAATCATTCATTGATTGAAGACGGGCGACGTTTAGGAGTGTGCTTTGGCGACTAATACGGAAGGAGTTCAAAAGCCCTCTGTACTCGTGAGTGCATGTCTACTTGGCGATCCCGTTCGCTACGACGGCCAAACAAAAGGGATGAGCGCCTCGCTAGTGAATCAGCTCGCGAACATTGCAAAGGTTATTCCTATCTGCCCGGAAATGGCGGGGGACTTACCAGTGCCTCGTTCCGCAGCAGAAATTATTCATGGGGATGGGCGAGATGTTTGGCGGGCCTTGGCGATGGTTCAAACCGCAGATAAACAAGATGTGACATCCGCTTTTAAGGCTGGTGCAGAAAAGGCGTTGGCCTTGGCAAAGGCGAATCAATGCCAATTTGCCTTATTAATGGCTCGGAGCCCATCTTGTGGCAATGTTCAAATATATGATGGTAGTTTTCAGTCTCAACTAAGAGAAGGGATGGGTGTTACAACTGCATTACTCACCCAGCATGGGATTACCGTTTTCAACCCATCTCAAATTGAAGAGTTGTTTGAGCAATTGGCGGATACTGAGTAAATCATGCAGGTAGCCAAATGATTTGGCTACCTGCTCAATATTTACAGCGAAGTTGCAACAGTTTGGGCGTATAAGCTATCGATCAGCTCCACTGATGGCGGATTGGCTCCCGCAGATAAGCATCCACCTGCGCCGGCCGCTACAGAGAAACGTAAGTGTTCTTCCCAAGAGCGATCTGCATGATACATAACACTGTAAAGCAAGCCACCAATACTCGCATCTCCAGCGCCCACCGAATCAATCACTTCAATTTTAGGCGGTTTGCAGTGCCAGCTTTGTGTGCCAATGTGAATAGAGGCGCCCTGTTCACCACGGGTATATAAATAAGCGGACTCAGGGTTCCAGCTTCTTAATTTGTCGAAGGAAGCATCAATGTCATCATGTCGGAACAAGCCTACTAGATCCTCATCAGATACTTTGACAATATCTGCTAGCTTGGTCATTTTTTCTAAAATTGGATCATACTGTTCATCCATCATTAGACGGAAATTAGGGTCATAGCTAATTTTTACGCCATGCGATTTTAGCTCTGCCGCTAAGGCCACTAACTTATCAGCTAATGGCTGTCTGGCTAAGCTAACACCGCAAAAGTGTACCCACTCCACTGCATCCATCCAGCCTGCTGGCAGTAGGCTTGGATCAAAGTGAAGATCGGCACTATCATCCCCAATAAAGAAGTACTTTGGTGGCTGTGTTTCATGCACAATCGCGAGTAGCGGCGACTTTGCCGGTTGCTGTAAGAAGCGCATATCCAGACCTGCAGCTTCTGTTGCTTCATGCAGCGCTTGGCCAAATACATCTTTACTAATTGCGCCTGCAAAACCACTTGGCACGCCGAGCTTCGCCATTACGCGGCCAACGTTCCACGTCGCCCCACCTACTTTAGTCACCCAAGTGTCAGGGCCTGTACGAATAATGTCGGTAAGTGCTTCTCCAGCTGCTACAAAACGGGGGAGAGTAGTTGGTTGCGTCATGAAATTCTCTTTTCAATGTTCATCATGATGGTTTAAACAATAGGGTAAGAATGGGGGGATCTTTATTTATCCTAGTACATTCAATGCTTCATAGCAGGCACCCATGGTGTGATAATCCACTTTGCCTGCTGGGCTCTTTTCATCGGAATATTTTTTGTTGTCAGCGGATAAAATTCGGTACCAAGCGCCATGCTGGTGGTCGATCATATGATCCCAGCTGTAGATCCATAATTGGTTGTACCACGCCCAGTACTTTTCATTACCGGTTCGGTTGGCTAATAGGGCTGCTGTCGCTAGGCTTTCTGCTTGGACCCAAAAGTATTTATCGCTATCACAAATTTCATCTTCAGGCCCAAAGCCATAAAATAAGCCGCCATGTTCTCTATCCCATGCTTTATCCATGGCCGTATCAAATAACGTAATGGCTTTGGGTAACAGCCATTCGCTATCACCCTGCAAGTGGTCTTTAAAACGTTCCATGATCAAGAGGAGCTTTGCCCACTCTGTTAGGTGACCCGGTTGGTAGCCCCAAGGGCGGAAAATATTCGTTTTATCATCTTTGTTGTATTCCCAATCTACTTGCCAGTTCGCTTGATAATGTTCCCACATCATATTGTTAGCTAATGCCGCTTGCCGAATGGTGATGTTTTTTGCTAATTCTTCTGCACGATGTAGATATTTTGTGTCACCCGTTGCCTCAAAGGCAGTTAGCATGGCTTCGCAGGCATGCATGTTGGCATTCTGCCCACGGTACGGTTTTAACTGCCAATCCCCCGTTGCTTCATCTGCATACAAGCCGTAAGTTGGTTCCCAGAAACGTTTTTCCATGAGCGCATAGGTTTCGTCTAACCATGACCTAGCTTCTGGGATGCCTGCCATCAGCGCATGGGCATAAGCGAGTAAAACAAATGCCAATCCATAACAATGGTTGGTTTCATCTAGTACGGTGGCAGTGCCGTCTTTCCAGCAAACTTCCCATGCATAGCCTTCTGTTTCTGCATTTCGGTGTGCAGACCTTAAAAATGACACCGCATGCTTTGTCATTTCTAAATATTCAGGCTTTTTAAATTGACTGTACGCCATTGCAAAGGTGAACACATAGCGTGTGCTGCTCACCAGATGCCTTGTACTTGCATCATAAATATCGCCGTTGTCTTTTAAAAAGTGATACATCCCGCCAGTCGTATCCACACACCGAGGATAGTAAAACGCCATGGTTTGCTGGATGTGATTCAAAAGGGGTTCACGTTGGCGAAAGTCAGGGTAATTCATCATGCATTACTCCTTAAATAGAGTCGGTTGCGTACTTTGTCGGATGCAAAGTGAGACAGGAAGGACCATGGATAACTTATCTGTAGATAGATTCAAGAGGCTCTCCACACCTAGCTTTCCTAATTCCCCTTTTTCAATTCGAATCGTTGAAAGCGGAGGGTTGGCGTGTTGCGCTGCATCGATATCATCAAATCCAATCACCGCAATATCTTTTGGAATCGAATACCCTTTTTGCTGACACGCTCGCATGGCAGCAAGAGCAACCGCATCGTTGTAGCAAACAATGGCATCAGGCGGTGTCGGTAAGGCTAATAGTTGCGCCGTGACTTCTTCGGTTGCGCTATCTAATGGCAAGGCATCATTAATCGTGACAAATAAATCAGGGTCTGCCAGTAATTGATGATTAAACAAAGACTTATGATAGCCATGTACCCGTTCTCGGATACTATAATGCGCTTGGGAACCAGAAATAAATGCGATACGGCGACGACCTAGTTTAATGAGATGATCCGTTGCTAACATTGCACCTTGACGGTTATCTGGATTGAGATGCGTTAGTTCATCGCTCGTGTTATCTAACAGAACAACAGGTTTGCCCAGCTTTTGGATAAGGCGGAGGACATCTGGCTCAAAGAAGCCTGCACAAATAATCGCGTCAGGTTCATGGCGTTTAATTTGGTTTTGAATTGGGTCGGCAGGTCCCAGAGATAAAAAACTGAGTGCGAGTTCATGTTGATGGCAAACGTGCTCGGCACCTTGCAACACGCTTGCATAAAATGGGTAGCTAGCCAACGTGTTGTGCTGACGATGGATGATGAAGCATACCTTGCGGATGCGGTCATTTCGGAGTTTGTTAAAGTTGTAGCCCATCTCAGAAGCTACTTGATGAATTTTAAGCCGGGTGGATTCGGTCAGTCCCGCCTGATTTTTTAAAGCACGCGAAACCGTTCCAATAGATACCCCGGCTACTTTGGCGATATCGCGCACTGTAGCAGACATGTCTATCCTCTTTTATTTTGTTTAGTTTTTGTTTAGTAAAGGGATTCTACGCTGTGTTTTAAAGAAATAAAAGTACAAAAATCTGTACTTCATTGCGTTGAATAACTACGAGATAACGAGACAAAAAAGCCACCTGTTACGGTGGCTTAGTGTGTGCATGCTAGTAAGAGTATGACGTAACTATCTCTCGCTATGCTGTCTCTGTGCAAAAAAATCTTCTAATGCTTTTTCTGCTTTTAGAATATGCTCAGACAGATATTCTCTTGCCTTTTTACCCTCGCCAGCCTTACAAAAATCAATTAGGTGACGATGCTCATCGGTGGCTTGCTGGTCGAATTTTGCATACAAAATTTGCATGCGAGTGTACCGTTCTGTTTTGTTTAGTAAAGATTCAACTAGCGCTAAACTATGTGGACGATTTGCTGGTTTGTATAGGGCTAAATGGAAGTGCGCATTCAAACGACCCCAAAGCGAAATATCTTGCTGAGCCAACGCATCTGCAAACTGATTAAGAATATTCTCCGCTTCATTAAATGCCGTACTTTCGGCATGATTGGCCGCGCGCTCAATCAAATCTCCCTCGACCATTACTCGTATATCGAGAAGTTCTTTAATATCGTCGAGCGAAAACTTGGTAACAATTGCCCCTTTATGGTCAAAAATTTGGATAAGACCTTCGGCCTCTAATTGACGGAGTGCCTCGCGTACTGGCACCCGGCTAACCCCAAATTCTAAAGATAAAGCTTCTTGTCTTAATTGAGAGCCATCTGGTAGCTCACCACTTAAGATTCTATTCCTTAGCGCTTCGGTCACCGCTCCCGTCAGTGTTTGCCTAGCGATGGGACTATTTTTTTTCATTGTAGATTGACTTTGCAAGATTAGATCAACACTCAAAGGGCGACATTAACAAACTCTTAGATCGATGGCAAATTTACCCATGCCCTTGATTGGATTCGATCAGCTTTTATTTAGATAACTCATGTAGTTAGCTGAGTTTTTAGATTCCAACGATAATTGCTGATTTCAGAAAAACGACGAAGAGGGAAGGATGCTTGGTATAATCTGGGGATATGATTTTTCTACTAGGTTTGACATGCGAGTATCTGATCCAAGAACCATCACCGCTTTTCCATTTTCTGCAGAATACCCAGAGCTAGCCAATTGGCTTTCACAAGCAGGAAGCGCCCCAATCAATAAAGCGTTGATTGAAGAATTGTTTTTCGAAGGCAAAAGCGAAGTTATCGGTGCATTGTTAGCAGCATTGCCAGCAAAAGAGAGACTACAGTGTTGGAAAGCCGTCGCGGCCATTGCTGATGGCACAGGTACGGTGCAAAGAGATGATGGCAAGCTAGTCCGTTTGTTTGCTATTCCACTCGTCATTGTCGCAGGTTCTAGACAGCCTTACACCATCCCTGCATTACTCCCTAACCCGTTAGAAATGCGCGCTTTGCTCGTCGAGCATGGCGTGATGGATTCTAGTAACCATGTTTGGATGTCCGGTGAATTAGTGGACTTAGAAAGCCTTGGTAAAATTAAGAATGACGCTTGGTATCAAGCGCATTTGGCAACGACACTAGCGACCCAAGGGTTCCCATTCAATCTAACGCCTTCAGACGTCTTGGTCGAAAGCCAAGAACGCGTGCATTTACGTTTTATCGTCGGGATTGTTGTTGAAGATGCGAGTCGTCAGCGTGCACGTATTGGCGATGAGGTCGGTAAATGGGGTATCCCATTTGGACAGTTGCTCCAAAAGCAATGGCAAAAAGAAGGTATGACACTATTTGTGATGCCGAGAGCGCTAACGGGTGTCGTTGCTGGTCAATACGATGCCAGATTTACAACGCTTGAAGTGGCCTTCCATCTGTTTGCTAGTTCTATTATTCGCCGTATTAGAGAAGGGGTAGGTGACCCTGCCGTGATTTTATCTGTGCATGAAAATGCAGAGATTCGCGTCACTATTCAGTCTAGATTGCAGCAAGACGTAGTAGAAAGATTTGTTTGGCCACTTGATCCAAAAGATCATATTCCTTCTGTCTTCTCCATGATGCATACGTTCTTTACGGAATGCCAAGTAAGCGACATTATCCTTATCGACAGATGTTTGCCTGCGACGGTAGAGGAAGGAATCCCATTCTTCCCATGCCTAGATGATTTAGAAGGTGATACGACTCACTAATCACAAGTGGTGAGCCACCAATAAAAAAGCACTGCAGTTTGACTTGCAGTGCTTTTTTTCATCTACACACCGTGATCATTAGTCTGCTTGTGTGTCCGATCCTGCTAAGTATAGGCGTACCAGCTCAGCGAGAGACGGAGTTTCGAGTTTTGCAAAAATGTTCGCACGGTGCGTTTCAACCGTTCTTGGCGAAAGATCCAACACTCTGGCGATGTGCTTATTCGATAAACCTTCCGCAATGTGAGTGAGAATTTCTCTCTCTCGGTCAGTTAGCCTACCTAATCGTGTTTGTGCTTCACGAGTGAGGCTTTGCTGTTTTTGTTCTTTAATATGCTGGCCAACTGCTTTTTGCACTGCCTCTAAGAGCGCTTCTTCATCTACTGGTTTGACTAGAAACTCAACCGCGCCCGCTTTAAATGCGCGGCGACAAAGATTTAAGTCACCATGTCCAGTAATGACAATCACAGGTAGCGTGCATTGTTCATCCAGCATTTTTTGCTGAAGTTGAAGTCCCGTCATACCTGGCATACGGATGTCCACAATCAAGCAGCCAATCGCCTGACGGTCAAAGCCAGAAAGAAATGTCTGAGGGTCGGCAAAGGTTTCTACCCGCATACCCATTGTACGAAGCAAAAGCGCTAAGGCTTCACGAACATCTTCGTCATCATCGACCAAGTAAATTAAAGGTGATTGCAAGTCCATCACTAATTGTGTTCCTCTGATCCCGGTAATGATATTGTAAAGCAAGCGCCCCGATCCGGGTTATTTGACGCTGTAAGATTTCCACCGTGGGCACTAATAATATTTTGGCAAATTGCCAGCCCTAGGCCCATACCATCTTTACGTGTCGTAAAAAATGGATCAAACAGTTTTGGCAGGTTTTCCGAATCAATTCCATTGCCATTGTCGGAGATACGTAAGGTAATGGATTGTTTATCATCTATTGTACTGATGTGTATCACTGGATTCACCGCTTTTGCTCGAATCATCGCTTCCATCGCATTTCGGACAATATTCAGTACAACCTGCTCTAATTGAATCACATCTCCATTCACTATAGATTGTGTGGCGCGATAATCTTCAATTATTTCTATTTTAGCTAATTCTAAGTCTTCATTCATCAATGCAATTGCATGACGGCAAGCTTGGTGCAAATCAAATGGTTCTTCATCAAAGCATTGGCGCATCGCAAGGCTTTTCAAGCGCTTTACAATGTCCCCTGCACGTTTCGCATGTTTTACTGTTGCCTCTAACGACGTTGCGAAATCTGGGTCTAAGTCTGGAGACTCTTTTAACAATCGCATCGCTGCCTGAGAGCGGCTTAAAATGGCAGTGAGGGGTTGGTTTAACTCATGTGCGATACCAGAAGCCATTTCAGCCAAAGAGCTTTCTTGGGTGACTCTTGCAAGCACCGCTTCATTTTCGCGCAATTGCCGTTCGGCACCCTGCAGAGCCTCTAATGTGCGCCGTCTAAAAGACCCCATATCCCGAATAGCAAGGACACCGCCATTAAACTTACCGGCATCATCGACTAGTGGGGACAACACGCCTTCAATCATACATTGATCACCGTCGGGCAGCGTAA includes:
- a CDS encoding DUF523 domain-containing protein; the protein is MATNTEGVQKPSVLVSACLLGDPVRYDGQTKGMSASLVNQLANIAKVIPICPEMAGDLPVPRSAAEIIHGDGRDVWRALAMVQTADKQDVTSAFKAGAEKALALAKANQCQFALLMARSPSCGNVQIYDGSFQSQLREGMGVTTALLTQHGITVFNPSQIEELFEQLADTE
- a CDS encoding carbohydrate kinase family protein, with translation MTQPTTLPRFVAAGEALTDIIRTGPDTWVTKVGGATWNVGRVMAKLGVPSGFAGAISKDVFGQALHEATEAAGLDMRFLQQPAKSPLLAIVHETQPPKYFFIGDDSADLHFDPSLLPAGWMDAVEWVHFCGVSLARQPLADKLVALAAELKSHGVKISYDPNFRLMMDEQYDPILEKMTKLADIVKVSDEDLVGLFRHDDIDASFDKLRSWNPESAYLYTRGEQGASIHIGTQSWHCKPPKIEVIDSVGAGDASIGGLLYSVMYHADRSWEEHLRFSVAAGAGGCLSAGANPPSVELIDSLYAQTVATSL
- a CDS encoding AGE family epimerase/isomerase, which translates into the protein MMNYPDFRQREPLLNHIQQTMAFYYPRCVDTTGGMYHFLKDNGDIYDASTRHLVSSTRYVFTFAMAYSQFKKPEYLEMTKHAVSFLRSAHRNAETEGYAWEVCWKDGTATVLDETNHCYGLAFVLLAYAHALMAGIPEARSWLDETYALMEKRFWEPTYGLYADEATGDWQLKPYRGQNANMHACEAMLTAFEATGDTKYLHRAEELAKNITIRQAALANNMMWEHYQANWQVDWEYNKDDKTNIFRPWGYQPGHLTEWAKLLLIMERFKDHLQGDSEWLLPKAITLFDTAMDKAWDREHGGLFYGFGPEDEICDSDKYFWVQAESLATAALLANRTGNEKYWAWYNQLWIYSWDHMIDHQHGAWYRILSADNKKYSDEKSPAGKVDYHTMGACYEALNVLG
- a CDS encoding LacI family DNA-binding transcriptional regulator; this translates as MSATVRDIAKVAGVSIGTVSRALKNQAGLTESTRLKIHQVASEMGYNFNKLRNDRIRKVCFIIHRQHNTLASYPFYASVLQGAEHVCHQHELALSFLSLGPADPIQNQIKRHEPDAIICAGFFEPDVLRLIQKLGKPVVLLDNTSDELTHLNPDNRQGAMLATDHLIKLGRRRIAFISGSQAHYSIRERVHGYHKSLFNHQLLADPDLFVTINDALPLDSATEEVTAQLLALPTPPDAIVCYNDAVALAAMRACQQKGYSIPKDIAVIGFDDIDAAQHANPPLSTIRIEKGELGKLGVESLLNLSTDKLSMVLPVSLCIRQSTQPTLFKE
- a CDS encoding GntR family transcriptional regulator, which translates into the protein MKKNSPIARQTLTGAVTEALRNRILSGELPDGSQLRQEALSLEFGVSRVPVREALRQLEAEGLIQIFDHKGAIVTKFSLDDIKELLDIRVMVEGDLIERAANHAESTAFNEAENILNQFADALAQQDISLWGRLNAHFHLALYKPANRPHSLALVESLLNKTERYTRMQILYAKFDQQATDEHRHLIDFCKAGEGKKAREYLSEHILKAEKALEDFFAQRQHSER
- a CDS encoding response regulator transcription factor codes for the protein MDLQSPLIYLVDDDEDVREALALLLRTMGMRVETFADPQTFLSGFDRQAIGCLIVDIRMPGMTGLQLQQKMLDEQCTLPVIVITGHGDLNLCRRAFKAGAVEFLVKPVDEEALLEAVQKAVGQHIKEQKQQSLTREAQTRLGRLTDREREILTHIAEGLSNKHIARVLDLSPRTVETHRANIFAKLETPSLAELVRLYLAGSDTQAD